From the Thermococcus guaymasensis DSM 11113 genome, one window contains:
- the cobO gene encoding cob(I)yrinic acid a,c-diamide adenosyltransferase — protein sequence MAWKEKLGLVHIYTGNGKGKTTAAFGLAVRMLGSGGRVIIIQFMKAGGVYGEQKKIAECGAVIESFGLPKFVHGKPTEEDIEAARKALARAKEVVSSGEWDLVILDEICVALGFKMLDVEDVKELIRNKAPNAELVLTGRYCPEELFELADYVTEMREVKHPYQRGILARKGVEY from the coding sequence GTGGCTTGGAAGGAAAAACTTGGGCTTGTTCACATCTACACCGGGAACGGGAAGGGGAAGACGACAGCGGCCTTCGGTCTGGCCGTCAGGATGCTCGGCTCAGGCGGAAGGGTGATAATCATCCAGTTCATGAAAGCGGGAGGAGTGTACGGCGAGCAGAAGAAGATAGCGGAGTGCGGTGCGGTCATAGAGTCCTTTGGCCTGCCGAAGTTCGTTCACGGAAAGCCAACGGAGGAGGACATCGAAGCGGCTAGAAAAGCTTTGGCGAGGGCAAAGGAAGTCGTCTCAAGCGGCGAGTGGGATCTGGTAATCCTCGATGAAATTTGCGTTGCCCTCGGCTTCAAGATGCTCGATGTTGAAGACGTCAAAGAGCTCATCAGGAACAAGGCACCAAACGCAGAGCTCGTCCTCACGGGCAGATACTGCCCGGAGGAGCTCTTCGAGCTGGCCGACTACGTTACGGAGATGAGGGAGGTAAAGCACCCCTACCAGAGGGGTATCCTCGCGAGGAAGGGAGTTGAATATTGA